The genomic segment AGTAGTTCAGGGGATAAATAAGATTCTAATATATTTCTTTTGAAGAATTTTCTCTTGAACGATCGTGTTAAGATTGGAACTTATACCAGTCCTGtataagaaaccccagaagtgaggtcagcaggccacaccttcctgtcatgacccccggaagtcacatggtcaccagaagtgacattaccagaCACTCCTACAGGATGTGACATCAGCAGGCCATTCAgacagtattattattaatttattttatttatatttatatactgccatcgcccgaaggctcagggcagtttaaaggaaacaggaaacagatacagataacatgaggtaacacatgcgacaacagcaataacagtacagcaacaataaccccaacatgatcacagcaataataatatgataggactgcaaaggagcctcagctcaactcttactgggacccagtgggttaggcagattagtggcagttGTAGTAGAAGGGGGGTTattagattgatgttttaatgggaattttaatgggattagttgttgtgacccgaatccagcctatcgggagaggcgggaaataaatctaataataataataacattattattattattattattattattattattattattattattattattaattggacttATAGCTTGCCGCTTTCCAGAGACATTCGGCTTACgatataaaacccccattaaaaaaccTGACGCAACACCCACTATATTCCAAGGATTGTACCTCTACTGATATTCCATTACTGAAATCGACagcacagatatattttcagaggatttgtgaacagaatcatacctgcactctgggctggctctTCTTTGCCAAGGGGAGAATGCAGTGGTAGCCTGCAGAAActgggccagggcaggcctatgctacTTCGTTGCCCTGGCTCCAATACCAGAAACAGGGCCCCTCCAACACAgtcctttccacccacccacttacaatcacagaatcagtatttctgtctgatggctatccagcctctgcttaagaacttctaAGGAAGGAAAACTCACCCTCTCCCGAGgtaagcttgttccactgaggaagcgctctaactgtcaggaccttcttccggatgtttacgtTTATGTTTTTGTAATGCCCCCTTCTGTTCTCTACGCAGAATGATATTTTCGAATGGTGCCGTGACCATCGAGTGCATCACAAGTACTCGGAGACGGATGCTGACCCCCACAATGCCAAACGTGGATTCTTCTTTGCCCACATTGGCTGGCTCTTTGTCCGGAAGCACCGAGACGtcatagagaaagggaggaagctGGACTTCAGTGACCTGCTAGAGGACCCCGTTGTTCGGTTTCAGAGGAAGTGAGTGGAAGCGGGGGAGCAGAGAGCAGAGGCTGAAAAGCGTTGGGTGCTTTCTGTTATTTTGAGAGGTTGATGCTGCACAGTGTTTAGAGTCTTGTATCTTTAATGGCAAGGTGTTATTCATTTGCGAGCTTGGTAGGTGTTGCTCGCAGAACTTCTAAGGTTCAGTAGTGGAAGCGGCTgcctatcgcacaataaaggtaaggtcactccggatcaatccttcttgctgcagaaggaaaatttaaatcacccaaaatcaaaacgtaaatcgcattctgtgtagacagcagggactgaatcgatctgggattggaataaaagctccatgcagtttacaccctgctctaggactgactggtttgttctccttgccatccaagggacttgcaagagttttctccagcaccagagttcaaaagcctcaattctttgatgctttgccttccttatggtccaactttcacagccatacattgcaactgggaagaccatagccttgactagatgcactttcgttggcagggtgatgtctctgttttttaggatgctttcttaaccaggcttttgtgaaactctggggtttcttgatggccctgaaagagtttcccaaatgggagggagtaaattaatttttaatatatttgaaaatgtcttaaacatttattgggtgatacggcCAAATGCAGTCATGTTgatccactcccccctcccaaaatggccaatgatggacctggaggtgcTGGTAAGAGGAGgtgccctgagtgggcgtgtccacagctatgtttcccaaccgtatTGTGCACAATCgctccacttctgggctttctcgaagcctgaagaatatttcaggggattctcaatggtcaaaaagtcttTCTAAGCAATGCAGAAATGGCATAATAGGATAATATGCACAGCAGCAAATAGTATGTGCTATATCCAGTAGTATAGTCCAAAGCCTCTTTCACTTTATTAAAGCATTCTTTGTTAACCTTTCTGTTATAACAAAGCCCTAttcccacacacaccccatttaGAAATACAAGAAGGTGCTGCTATCTTTTTGTTCTACTTGGCTAACTTGGATTTCAGCAACAGAGTCCATATTGTTTTGCATGACCTTGCCTAGtgatccttcttctttctttttttcttcatagGCACTATAAGATTTCAGTAGTTCTGATGTGCTTTGTTGTTCCTACTCTTGTGCCTTGGTACTTCTGGGGGGAGACCTTGTGGAATTCCTACTTTCTTGCCTCGATCCTCCGTTATACCGTCTCACTCAACGTCTCTTGGCTGGTCAACAGCGTGGCTCACATGTATGGCAATCGGCCATATGACAAGAACATCAACCCTAGGCAGAACACGTTTGTCACTGTAGGGGCCATTGGTGAGTACCAAGAACCTTGTCTCCCAGCTGATTGTTTCCAGATTATTATGTGCATGCTACATCTTCTGCCAGATGTCAAATGTCAAAATATCgagatcttggtgtagtggttaagagtagtagcctctaatttggagatctGGGTCTGATGCCCTGCAGCCAGTTGTGTGgctctgggctagtcacagtcctgttggagttgttctcacagagcagttttgtcagagctctcttggctctgcatacctcacagggtgtctgttgtggggagaggaagggaaggtgattggaagtcacattatggtagtgaaaagcagggtatcaaaaccaacttttcttcatcatCTATCTATGTTGATGATAATGTTAGTCATTAATGGTAGTCCAActtttggtgatcctatggctcaaatGTCACCATGTTTTTTGATCTTGCCCTACTTCTTTTGgttcagcagttctcaaccaccgtaatgctgcgaccccaactgtggcggCTGTAGGCTCACATTCGCAAGTGTGCACGCATGCGCGCAGGCACACACACAAGCGCACAAcatggccagtgccatggctgcGCCAACACCAGCTGCTGCCACCTGCCAACACTACCCGCTGCTGCCCACCGCCATCTGCCACTGCCAACCTGTGTTGGCGACCccgcggaaggggccaggcgaccccacttggggttgggaccccaagatTGAGAAACACTGTTTTAGTTGAAGAATGCTCTGGCCAGAGTCCATTTTAATAGTATCTAACCagcgtgttctttgtcagcctggtttcctttttccactgaccactcctagcataattgctctctccattgagttggatgaCATGGGTTGGTCAAAAACAAAAGACTGAAGAGGCCCTATAATTCAGCCTATGGCAAATTAAGTTTCTCCTTCGGCATTCTCTATGGCTTTGTTTAAAGCACGCCTTCTTCCCTGCTGCCAGGATCCATTGCTTCTCCAGAGACTTGGATTCCATGCTTGCCAATTTCATCTTAACATCTCACGGTTTCTCAGGAATCGCTGAGACCACAAGAATTCATTATCGCTATTGGCTCCAAGGCAGTGTCAGATGACTGATGAAATGCATCTTGACCACAAATGCTCCTGGACATCTAATGCCTGGAGACAGTAGTCTGCAGGGCAGTATTCGGgactggttagaatcatagaatcacagagttggaagggacctcctgggtcatctagtccaaccccttgcactatgcaggacattcacaaccctgtcgttcatccactgtcacctgccacccccttgaaccttcacagaatcagcctgtccgtcagatggctatccagtctctgtttcaaaatttccaaagatggagaacccaccacctcccgaggaagcctgttccactgaaaaaccgctctgactgtcaggaacttcttcctgatgtttagatgcattaatttcatcccattggttctggtccaaccctctggagcaagagagaacaactctgctccatcctctacatcgcagccttttaaaaacttgaagattTGTCAAAAATATTTTCTAGCCTACCTTTTCACTGGAAAATAGTCCTCAGGTAGGTCATGATAATGCAAACAGGCATTTaatctgagaaagccctgatattactgctaaatcaaaacagctttatcagggctctgacaagcccaaggtcacccagatggctgcatgtggaaggggagcagggactcaaacccaactagccactacaccaagctggctcctggcagATGTCAGAGGTTGTGCATTATGTCCCTGTGTATACTGTCCTAGTGTTAATGAGTAATAAGTAGAGGAAGCAGGAGAGTGGACATCAGGGAGTTACTTTAAGGAAATAGTGTATGAGCATCAATGTATTAAGaatgtttgtattttgattttaaaaatatagtgaattgggttttcctgtgccctttataaagtttatgaTTCCCATACCCGACATTGCTTTTTATGGCACACAAAGTGATGTTTATACCAGATCCAACCCCAATTTACATCAGATCCAACCCCAATTATAACAAATGAGttcaccataagttagctgtgaatTGACAGCATTTTCTACTACCCTCTGTAGAGTTTCTCCAAGCGCATAGtattcagtgggtttagactggaataactctgtaTATATTGCTCTGTTCATTAATTGAATTATTAAATCTCATtcaagatttctgtaactcggtaAGTGCCCTAAAAAAAAGGAACCATGTGAAcaaagtcaaagtcaaactttattacactaGGCCGTAGGCCGTTGCAAGATCAAATAACAATaaacttgttaaaaacaaatgtagaataaaaattacacttgaCCATGTGAACAAAGATTCAGTGATTCTCTAAGAGTCCCAGAGACATATCTTGCTAAAGCATTATATTGTACAATCATCTGAATAATCTGCTACTGCAAATTAATCTTCTTATATGATGCTATGGAGTACTTGGGTGGAAAACTACCAAGGAAgtttctgtagaggaaggcaatggtcaacctcctcttcttctcacttgCCTAGGAAGCCCCACCTGTTGTCGCCATAAGACTTGGAGAAGATACTGTACAGAGGAAGGCGAgagccaacctcctctgcttctcacttgcctagaCAGCCCctcctggggtcaccataaggcttGAAGGAGATACTCTATGGAGGAAGGCAAgagccaacctcctctgcttctcacttgcctagaAAGTCCCTTggtgaggtcaccataagttggttgcaagttgacagcacttcacatacACACATTAGATTTTTACCTGTCACCTAAAATTGTGAAAAatcatgcctttcccccctttaacaGGTTTTTTTTCCCTAGAATCCCTCTGGTGCTCCCCTCCATTTGTTTTCTCCTGCGTAGCCACTGACCTCTCTCTTTTGTCTCCTCTGGGTTTTGTTTCCTAGGTGAAGGTTTTCACAATTACCACCACACCTTTCCATTTGATTATTCAGCCAGCGAGTTGGGCTTGAAATTCAACCCAACCACATGGTTCATTGACTTCATGTTTTGGCTGGGTTTGGTCACCGAACGAAAGCAGGCACCCCAGGAGATGATCCAAGCCCGCAAAGAGAGGACAGGAGATGGCAGTTCTTGAGAAATGAAACTCATCCTGGAACGTTGATGCTACTGTATGTGCTGTTTGTATGTTTCTTCATCGGGGTCCTCctaggccctccccctccccttaggaTGGAAGTAGTGTTTTTCATCTAATATAGGCCAAGTTAATTCATGGATTAATTCCATTTTAACCTTAGTGCGATGGTTTTCAAATGTCCGGTTTTCCCACGAACGCTTTCCAAATCAGCAAATATTCTCTGTGTTCCTAGGAATTCTGGGGCATGTGGAATTCACACAGGGTCATTTGCCGGGCCAACTGAACCATTGCTCTGTGTGAATCGAGAACAGGACCCGGATAGGCCCAGGCACGCACAATCTCATCAGAtggtggaagctaagcaggactgccCTCGGTCAGTATCTGAATGGGAGGTCTCTAAGGAAAACTAGGGGTCatcatgcagaggcaagcaatggcaaacgaccgcctggctgccagacaatcctataACTGTAGGATcgcctggctacactacacacatgccatacgataaacaaacaaaaacaagtaaACAAATAGATAAATATAGCCTCTAGCATCCCAAACACTCCCCAGTGGCGGTACGTAGAACAAGAAAACCAGAAATGAGGGACAATCTTTAGTGGAAGGAAATGTGCCCACAATTTCTTCGTAGTGAGGACCCCTTGATTAGCTCATGAgaggctttagggcaggggtagtcaacctgtggtcctccagatgtccatggactacaattcccatgagcccctgccagcgtttgctggcaggggctcatgggaattgtagtccatggacatctggaggaccacaggttgactacccctgctttaggtttcCCCAGAACACCGTATTTGAAATTCCTCTGCTTGAATGGAATTAAATCATGAGTGGATGTAGCCTAGTTTCTTAGCTGTCTTAAGTACAGTGTTTCTGCAAGTTATATATTATTTAATACTAGAGTTAAATGTAGTAGAGTTTTTGACTTCTGTTGTTACGATGGTGCCCAATGAATACACTCATGCCGGCTGCACGTCTGAACTCCTGACGGGACCGAGAAAGTGACGGTTCTTTTTTAGCACTGATCTCGCAAGTGGGTTGTTTCCATTATTGTAGCCGAACCAAATTTTCGTTTTAGACCTGGCCTGGCAATCCTTCCAAGGCCTAAAGGCCCAGATGGGCCTTTGGCAGCCTCGCTTTGAGATGGGCTTGTGCGTTCATTTCAGTAAAGGAAGGATTTTGCCGGCATGAAGAAATGTGGGTGTTGAGTTATCTTCTCTTGGAAGTCAATGTGGAAAGccttctttgcccagaaagcCTTCTTGCCCCGGATCACTGGATAGAGGATCTGAATGTAATGGATCGGGATGTTAAAAcagccctggagaaaattggGCCAGGGTCTCTCTGTAGGTCTGGCagagctgcaggagcctcttggCTTGGATCACAGTCTCTGTGGACATAAACGGTCATCATTATCACCCCAGTCCAGGTTAGGGTCACCAAGCAATCAGTGGGAGGGTTGGTGGCGGGGACAGGATGGGGTCGtgggcatgctgacatcacttccagtgaaaaCCCCTAATGGGACAACAGACGCTCTAGGAATCGTGGGAAGCTACAACGTCACCCTGGTGGAATGCTGGCACTTCCTGTTTGTGCCAGAAGTTACATCACACAGTGGCAATGATTGTCATCCCACCAGTAAGAACACATCTCCTAGAGTTGCCAGcgctggcttgggaaatacctgaatctGGAAGTGAGCAGGATctgaggcagggagagacctcagtggagtctaatgctatggagtccccccaccaaagcagccattttctccaagggaactgatctctttagtctggagatgagccataattccaggtgatcccaaGGTCCAACCTGGAGAACGGCATCCCTAACGGCTCTCCCAGTTACCGGCTAGTTGCTTGGCACCCCTAGTGGTACAGCTTAAGACTGCAGGAATTTTGAATGCTCCCTTGTTAAAAAAGACCCTGAAAACAGTAGAGCCAGCCTGACAGAACCGTTCTCCTTGCTGTTCTGGCTTTCTATATGCAAGAAAGACCAGGCCCCAGAGCATCCAGAGATGCCATCTGGTCCCCAACGATTTAACACCCAACAAGAGAGAAACGTATCCCTGATCCCTAACAATTCTAAAGGCGAACTGAAAAACTGTCAAAGTTGGGAGAAAAAGAGCAATCGCCTTGTGTTGCAAGACCAATGCTCTCTgagtttactttgtttttaactctTTGCTTTGCTCTGTCGCTCAATATGCAATTAATTTATTGATGAGCAGGTACTTGTAGTAACATCCATACGCTTCGAGGGccaaataataatcataataatcagtATTAGATATAATTTTATGGTCACGTTATATACCTTTGTCTTTCGTAAATGTGTACAGCTAAATGATGTCTTAAACCAAATAAAGATTCGTTTTAAATGTTTGGATACCTAATTTCTATTCTAGGTGCTCAAACCTCCTGGCGCATGCATATTTTAACTATTCCATATTTTGTAGGTCTCTTAACCCTCTGACCCTTATCTCCTACCTCCTTTTCCCCACTGAGATGTAATAATTGATCATAAAGTGCGTCAATGCTTCAGCTGCATGCAGCATTCATTGGTTTCTGagccaaatatatttttaaaagttcatttatGTAGCATGTTAGCTTAAAGGGGGCTCAGAGCCCTCCGTGTCCAGTGTTAGCCACTGAGAGGAGAAATGGACTGAAATAATATTGAGTATTGGCAGATGTACAacatttggggtttttaaatttatttattttgggggagTACAGATTGCC from the Paroedura picta isolate Pp20150507F chromosome 10, Ppicta_v3.0, whole genome shotgun sequence genome contains:
- the SCD5 gene encoding stearoyl-CoA desaturase 5; this translates as MSSPGADSMVDGAGEMPSCNGREDSPGPRTARSKGKVGQRQEIVWRNVILMALLHVGAVYSLVLIPRSHLFTLIWAYLCFLMTALGVTAGAHRLWSHRSYKAKLPLRIFLAVANSMAFQNDIFEWCRDHRVHHKYSETDADPHNAKRGFFFAHIGWLFVRKHRDVIEKGRKLDFSDLLEDPVVRFQRKHYKISVVLMCFVVPTLVPWYFWGETLWNSYFLASILRYTVSLNVSWLVNSVAHMYGNRPYDKNINPRQNTFVTVGAIGEGFHNYHHTFPFDYSASELGLKFNPTTWFIDFMFWLGLVTERKQAPQEMIQARKERTGDGSS